The Candidatus Koribacter versatilis Ellin345 genome has a segment encoding these proteins:
- the atpG gene encoding ATP synthase F1 subunit gamma, with the protein MASILDLRRRIRSVKNTRQITRAMKMVSAARLRRAQERALAARPYGQMLTNVLKSLVSRAETIDPETGKAQHPLLEQRDEQNILLVVVTGDRGLAGAFNANITKTALRFMERKFDKNIDIEAVGRKGRDFLRRRYPLGKSEAEQRAGQVQVTAEHVGVLNKVAFEEVQDISESIMGRYERGEVDAVYLIFNEFKSVISQRLVVERILPIQEIGERTIAQADLMSAEDRKKEIHAAKEAGVGMKGQDTSEIDKKAAQFGTSQSDYIYEQPPAELFADLIPKYVTVQIYRSMLESVAAEHAARMTAMDSATNNAGEMIDSYTLQMNRARQAAITKEIIEIVSGAAAL; encoded by the coding sequence ATTCTCGATCTCCGGCGGCGCATTCGCAGCGTAAAGAACACGCGACAGATTACGCGCGCCATGAAGATGGTGTCAGCGGCACGATTGCGGCGCGCGCAAGAGCGGGCGCTGGCGGCGCGTCCATACGGGCAAATGCTGACCAACGTTCTGAAGTCGCTGGTGAGCCGCGCCGAAACCATCGACCCCGAAACTGGAAAGGCCCAACATCCACTGCTGGAACAGCGCGACGAGCAGAACATTCTGCTGGTCGTAGTGACTGGCGATCGCGGCCTGGCTGGCGCGTTCAACGCCAACATTACGAAGACGGCGCTGCGTTTCATGGAGCGGAAGTTCGACAAGAACATTGATATCGAAGCGGTGGGACGCAAGGGCCGCGACTTCCTGCGCCGTCGTTATCCTTTGGGCAAATCCGAAGCTGAGCAGCGCGCGGGCCAGGTACAGGTCACTGCGGAACACGTGGGTGTTCTGAATAAGGTGGCGTTCGAAGAGGTGCAAGACATCTCGGAGAGCATCATGGGGCGGTACGAGCGCGGTGAAGTGGATGCGGTTTACCTGATCTTCAACGAGTTCAAGTCGGTGATTTCGCAGCGCCTGGTGGTGGAGCGGATTCTGCCGATCCAGGAGATTGGCGAGCGCACGATTGCGCAGGCCGACCTGATGAGCGCCGAAGACCGCAAGAAAGAGATTCATGCGGCAAAGGAAGCCGGCGTCGGGATGAAGGGACAGGACACGTCGGAGATCGACAAGAAGGCCGCGCAATTCGGTACGTCGCAGTCGGACTACATTTACGAGCAGCCGCCAGCGGAGCTTTTCGCCGATCTGATTCCGAAGTATGTGACGGTACAGATTTATCGCTCGATGCTGGAGTCAGTGGCGGCGGAACATGCGGCGCGTATGACGGCGATGGATTCGGCAACGAACAACGCCGGCGAAATGATCGACAGCTACACGTTGCAGATGAACCGCGCACGGCAGGCAGCGATCACCAAAGAGATTATTGAAATCGTGAGTGGCGCGGCAGCGCTGTAG
- the atpD gene encoding F0F1 ATP synthase subunit beta has protein sequence MAENFGKVIQISGPAVDVQFSETTLPEIYTALRVVSEGFDVPTPINVVLEIQQHLGEGRVRCVAMEPTEGMVRGMKAIDMGGPISVPVGRGTLGRVMNVIGEPVDQLGPIMVEKRNPIHRQAPAFDEQATTAEMFETGIKVIDLIQPFLKGGKIGLFGGAGVGKTVVIQELINNVAKQHGGFSVFGGVGERTREGNDLWLEFTEAGVITPGDPSKSKAALVYGQMTEPPGARLRVALTALTVAEYFRDEEGTDTLLFIDNIFRFTQAGSEVSTLLGRMPSAVGYQPNLATEMGELQERITSTKRGSVTSVQAIYVPADDLTDPAPATTFAHLDATTVLSRALTEIGIYPAVDPLGSTSRILDPRIVGQEHYDVAQGVKGILQQYKDLQDIIAILGIDELSEDQKLTVSRARKIQRFLSQPFHVAEQFTGFPGRYVKIADTVRSFREILQGKHDEIPEQAFYMKGTIDEVHEAAEKMKANA, from the coding sequence ATGGCAGAAAATTTTGGCAAGGTAATTCAGATTTCGGGACCGGCGGTGGACGTACAGTTCTCCGAGACGACGCTGCCCGAGATCTATACAGCGCTTCGCGTTGTGAGCGAAGGGTTCGACGTTCCGACACCAATTAATGTCGTGCTTGAGATCCAACAGCACCTTGGCGAAGGCCGGGTGCGTTGCGTCGCGATGGAGCCGACCGAAGGCATGGTGCGCGGCATGAAGGCCATTGATATGGGCGGCCCGATCAGCGTGCCGGTGGGCCGAGGCACCCTCGGACGCGTGATGAACGTGATCGGCGAACCAGTGGACCAGCTTGGGCCGATCATGGTGGAGAAGCGCAACCCGATTCATCGCCAGGCGCCGGCGTTCGACGAGCAGGCGACGACGGCGGAAATGTTTGAAACCGGCATCAAGGTCATCGACTTGATCCAGCCGTTCCTGAAGGGCGGCAAGATTGGATTATTCGGTGGCGCCGGCGTGGGCAAGACGGTCGTCATTCAGGAACTCATTAACAACGTCGCCAAGCAGCATGGTGGATTTTCCGTGTTCGGCGGCGTCGGCGAACGTACTCGTGAGGGAAACGATCTCTGGCTGGAGTTTACGGAAGCGGGCGTAATCACGCCGGGCGATCCGTCGAAGTCGAAAGCGGCATTGGTGTACGGCCAGATGACGGAGCCTCCAGGGGCGCGTCTGCGGGTGGCGCTGACGGCGCTGACGGTCGCGGAATACTTCCGCGACGAAGAAGGCACGGACACGCTGCTCTTCATTGACAACATCTTCCGCTTCACACAGGCAGGATCGGAAGTATCCACGCTGTTGGGCCGTATGCCTTCCGCGGTGGGATACCAACCGAACCTGGCGACGGAAATGGGCGAACTGCAGGAGCGCATTACGTCCACGAAGCGCGGTTCGGTAACGTCGGTACAGGCGATTTACGTGCCCGCCGATGACTTGACCGATCCGGCGCCGGCAACGACGTTTGCTCACCTTGACGCAACTACCGTGCTTTCGCGTGCGTTGACGGAAATCGGTATTTATCCGGCGGTCGATCCGCTGGGTTCGACCTCGCGCATTCTCGACCCGCGCATCGTCGGACAGGAGCACTACGACGTGGCGCAAGGCGTGAAGGGCATCCTGCAACAGTACAAGGACCTGCAGGACATCATCGCGATCCTGGGTATCGACGAACTTAGCGAAGACCAGAAGCTGACGGTATCGCGCGCTCGTAAGATCCAGCGCTTCCTCTCGCAGCCGTTCCACGTGGCCGAGCAGTTCACCGGCTTCCCGGGACGCTACGTGAAGATCGCCGACACGGTGCGCAGCTTCCGCGAGATCCTGCAAGGCAAGCACGACGAAATTCCGGAGCAGGCGTTCTACATGAAGGGCACGATCGACGAAGTGCATGAAGCCGCCGAGAAGATG